From Rhodococcus sp. B7740:
CGATTCCGGGCCCATCTTGGCGCTGCCGGACAGATGCAGCGACGTACCGAGTGCCGCGAGGGGGTCGTCGATCGCGGGCACATCGACGATCTCCGACATGATCGGCGACGCCAGTAGATCGCGTGCGAGTTCGACGCCTTCGCGCATAGCGCGCCGGTCGACCTCCGATTCGAGATAGCGGTATCGCACGTCCGGGGACTCGAACGGATCCGTGCTTCGCAGCGTGATGCTCCCTCGTGCCGTCGAGCGCATGAGGCCGACACCGAACACGTGCGGCCCACGAGAAAGACCGGAGATCAATCGATCGAATCTCCCGGTGTACGGCCTGATCTCGACATCGCCCGCGTGCAACACCGCTTCCAGAGCACGAGATACCGTCGAGAATTCTTCGGTCGTCGCTACCGGAACGGCAACCTCGGGGTGGTCGCTGAAGCCACGGCCGACGCCCGGATTGTCGGAGATCACCGGAATCCCCAGCGCAACACTGCTTTCGGCCGGACCGATGCCGGATCGAAGCAGCAACGCGGGGGTGTGCACAGCACCAGCAGACAGAATCACCCTGTCGGACTTCACGATACTGCGTACACCGTCGACGATGATCTCGACCCCGGCCACCCTGTTTTTCTCGAACATCAACGACGACACCGTCGTATTCCCTTGTACCCGTAGGTTCTTTTGATCGATGACCGGCAGAAGGTATGCCAGAGCGGCACTTACACGGGTACCGTTTCGGATGTTCGACGGAACTGCGCCCACTCCTCCCACGGCCGCGTCGGGTGCGTTCATGTCCTCGTGGAATCGAAAACCTGCGTTCGCGGCCGCCTGCACGAACGATGCGGTCAGCGGATGTCGGTCCTGCTCCGACGTGCGCGAGACCGGCATCGGCCCGCGGGAACCGTGCCACCGATCGACCGCGTCGGCATCGAAATCGGTTTCGGAGCCGATGTAGAACGGCAGCACCTGATCGAACGACCACAAAGACTGCGGCCAGCCATCGAAGTCACCCGGCGTGGCGCGGACGAAGTAGCCACCGTTCACTGCGCCGGAGCCTCCCAGCACCCGGCCTCGCGCGATCGTCCGGGACACACCGGCCGCGAGTTCGGCCGTATAGGTTCCCACCCATTCGCTACCGGGGCCGATGGGAAGTGTCGCCGCGTCGAGCACGGCCGCCGGAACGTCGGCGACGCTGTGGAACGCAGGCCCGGCCTCGAGCAACAGCACCGACCGATCGGGGTTCTCACTGAGCCTCGATGCGAGAACGCAGCCGCAGGAACCACCTCCGACGACGATGACGTCGGCGAACTCGATCGGGTTCACACCGTCGACGGAGCAGACCGGGGTGGCACCACGTCAGCCGTCGAGGCGGGGCTTGAGGGCGTCGACGCTGCGGGCGGACAGTGCACCGTGCCACAGCCCCGCTCCGTAGGCGACGTCATCGGCTCGTTTGTAGAAGGCATAACGCACCGGATCGAGACCGCCGGGCTCCCGGTGCTTGTACCAATCCGAGAACGCCTCTGCGACAGCCAATCCCAGTGCGATTCTACGAATACGACTCGACAACAAGACGGCGAGCAGGGTGATCGGCCAATAGTGCCGACACAGGGCCGACGCCAGTTGCCAC
This genomic window contains:
- the mftG gene encoding mycofactocin dehydrogenase MftG, with amino-acid sequence MNPIEFADVIVVGGGSCGCVLASRLSENPDRSVLLLEAGPAFHSVADVPAAVLDAATLPIGPGSEWVGTYTAELAAGVSRTIARGRVLGGSGAVNGGYFVRATPGDFDGWPQSLWSFDQVLPFYIGSETDFDADAVDRWHGSRGPMPVSRTSEQDRHPLTASFVQAAANAGFRFHEDMNAPDAAVGGVGAVPSNIRNGTRVSAALAYLLPVIDQKNLRVQGNTTVSSLMFEKNRVAGVEIIVDGVRSIVKSDRVILSAGAVHTPALLLRSGIGPAESSVALGIPVISDNPGVGRGFSDHPEVAVPVATTEEFSTVSRALEAVLHAGDVEIRPYTGRFDRLISGLSRGPHVFGVGLMRSTARGSITLRSTDPFESPDVRYRYLESEVDRRAMREGVELARDLLASPIMSEIVDVPAIDDPLAALGTSLHLSGSAKMGPESDPEAVLDDHCRVRGVDGVLVVDTSAFPVVPSRGPHATAIMFAERAAALIADHGRGVEA